The nucleotide window CTGAACGCGAGAAAGGCGGTGCTGCATTCGCTTGAGGAAGCGCCGAACTATGTGCGAGCGCAGGAGCTGTTGCTGAGAATTGTTGACGGGAAGCCGTAGGACCGAGGACCGAAGACCGAAGACCGAAGACCGAAACCGCCTGGCAAACTTCAACCGGACAATCACGTGGCAGCGACTGTTACGAGCCCAGCCCTCGAGACCTCAGACGACATCGCGCACGCAGATCGCCTCAAGGCGGGCTGCGACCAGATTCGCGCGGAACTGCGCAAGCTGATCGTCGGCCAGGACGCCGTCGTCGAGCTGATCCTGCTCTCGATTCTCACTGGCGGCAACAGCCTGGTGATCGGCGTGCCGGGCCTCGCGAAGACGCTGCTGATCAACACATTCGCCAGGGCGCTGGATCTCAAGTTCTCGCGCATCCAGTTCACGCCTGACCTGATGCCGAGTGACATCACCGGCACCGAGATCATCCAGGATGATCCCAACACCGGCCGGCGCCGCATGGTGTTCGTGCCCGGGCCGATCTTCGCGAACATCGTCCTGGCCGACGAGATCAACCGCACGCCGCCCAAGACGCAGGCGGCGCTGCTCGAGGCCATGCAGGAATACCAGGTGACCGTCGGCGGCGTGCGTCATGCGCTGGAGCGGCCGCTGTTCGTGCTCGCGACGCAGAACCCGATCGAGCAGGAGGGCACCTATTCGCTGCCCGAGGCGCAGCTCGACCGCTTCATGTTCAACGTCGTCATCGACTACCCCTCGCGCGACGAAGAGCGGCGGATCCTCGCGACGACGACCGGCAGCGGCGGCACGCGCATCGAGGCAGTGGCGAGCGGACCCGAGATCGAGCGCCTGCACACGCTGGTCCGCGACGTGCCGGCGGCCGACAACGTGATCGATCGCGCCGCGACGCTCGTCCGCGCGACGCGGCCCGCCGGAGCCGAGGCGCCGGAATTCGTCCGCAAGTGGGTGCGATGGGGCGCCGGCCCGCGCGCCGGCCAGGCGCTGCTGCTCGGCGCCAAGGCGCGCGCGCTCCTCGACGGGCGCGTGGTGGCGGACGTCCGCGACGTCGACGAGGTGGCGCTGCCGGTCCTGCGGCACCGTGTGCTCGTCAACTTCCAGGGTGAGGCCGACGGCATCGACGCGGACGAGATCGTGCAGCGGCTGCTGACCACCGCGAAGGTCGGGGGTTAGACGGGAGACAGGACACCGGTGCTCCTCGATCCGCGGACACTCGCCGCCATCGGCGATCTCGAACTCGTCTCCAGACGCGTCGTCGACGGCACCATCGCCGGGCTCCATCGGAGCCCGTTTCACGGCTATTCCGCCGAGTTCAGCCAGTATCGCCACTATCGCCAGGGCGACGATCTCCGGTACGTCGACTGGAAGCTCTTCGCGCGCACCGACCGTCTCTACACGAAGCAGTTCCGCGAGACGACGAACCTGGCGATGCAGATCGCGGTCGACGCCAGCGCGTCGATGGACTACGCCGGCGCGGCGGGCGTGACGAAGTTCCAGTATGCGCGCCTGACGGCGGCGGCGATCGCGCATCTGGTCTCGCGCCAGGGAGACGCCGTCGGTCTTGTCACCTATGCCGAGGGCGTACGCCGCTATCTGCCGAGCCGCGGCGGCCCGGCGCACCTGCGCGCCGTCCTGCTGACGCTGGCGCGCGAAGCCGCCGGCGGCGCGACACACGCGGCCGTGGCGCTGGCGCGCGCGATCGACTTGCTGCCGCGCCGCGGCATCTTCGTGGTGATTTCCGATTTCTATGACGAGGACGCCGATGTGGATCGCGCCTTGACGCGCGCGGTACACATCGGACACGAGGTGATCCTGATCCAGGTCCTGACGCGCGACGAGGTCGAGCTGCCATTCCGCGGCGACCTCGAGATCGAGGATCCCGAGACGCACGCGCGCGTGCTGTCGAACGGCGGTGTCGCCGCCCAGGGTTATCGCGAGGCCATCGCCGCCTTCCTCGAGCGATGGCGATCGCGCGCCGCCGGCCACGGGATGGAGTACGTGCGCGTGCTGACCGACACGCCGCTCGACGGCGCGTTGCGCGGCTACCTGCGCCGCCGCGCCGTAGGGAGCGCCGGCGCATGACCTGGCAGGCGCCGGGCGCGTTCGTCGCGCTGCTGCTCGTCGGTGGCCCGATCCTCGTGCATTTCCTCATGCGCCGGCACGCGACCAGGATCATCTTCCCGGCGATGCGCTTCGTACCGTCCGTTCACGCAACAGCGGTGCGGCTGCGGCGGCCGTCCGATCCCGGGTTGATGCTGCTGCGTTCCGCCGCCGTCGCCGCCGCGGCGCTCGCCGCTGCGCAACCGGTGCTCGTCACCGCCGCGCGCCAGCGTGCCTGGGCCTCTCGCACCACCCGGGCGCTGATCGTCGATACGTCGGCGAGCGTGCCGCCGGCAATCGCGCGCCCGATCGCGGATCGAGAGGCGCACGGCGCCGTCAGCCTGCTGCGTCTCGAATCGGCCGACCTGCACGACGCGATCAGGCGCGCGGTGCCGTGGCTGCAGAACGCGTCCGCCGGCCGGCCGGAGATCGTCATCGTGTCGGACTTCCAGATCGGCGCGATCGACGCCGGCGATCTGTCGGTCGTGCCGCCCGGCGTGGGAATCCGCCTTCTTCGCGCCGGCCGGCCATCTTCAGCCGGTGCGCCGCTGCCCGCCGTCGATGGCTGGCGAGGCAGCCGCTGGAGCCCGTCGCTGACGCTGGACGGGAACGCGACCCTGGTGACCTGGACCCGCACTGGCGCGGCGGGTCGCGGCCCGCTACAGGTGCTGGCCGCGCCGGCAGACGCGGCCGCGGCCCGCCGCGCACTCGATGCGGCGCGCGCCTCCGGCGTCGTGTCGGCGAATCCCGCGCGTCCGGTCGAGATCGCGTTCGCGGGGGCAGGCTCCGCGCGCGACGCGCTTCCCTCGACACCATGGATCGTATCGGCGGCGACCCGGCTGGCCAGTGATCCTCGCTGGATCGGGGAGGCTACGAGCCTGACGATCGGCGAGCGCGACGGCGTGCTGACGGCGCACACCGCCATGTCCGCGGCATCGCCGGTCGGTCCGGCGATCGTCCGCGCGGTCGTCGAGGCGGCGCAGCCGGTGTTCGTGGATCGCGAACAGGAGCTGGCCGCGATCGACGATGTGACGCTGGCGGCGTGGCAGCGCGTCTCCGTGCCGCACGGCGTCGCGACGCCTCCCGAGGCGGACGACGGTCGCTGGTTGTGGCTGATCGCGCTGGCGCTCCTCGTCGGAGAGGCGGTCGTGAGGCGGCGCGGCGCCGAGGCGATGCGAGAGGCG belongs to Vicinamibacterales bacterium and includes:
- a CDS encoding MoxR family ATPase; the protein is MAATVTSPALETSDDIAHADRLKAGCDQIRAELRKLIVGQDAVVELILLSILTGGNSLVIGVPGLAKTLLINTFARALDLKFSRIQFTPDLMPSDITGTEIIQDDPNTGRRRMVFVPGPIFANIVLADEINRTPPKTQAALLEAMQEYQVTVGGVRHALERPLFVLATQNPIEQEGTYSLPEAQLDRFMFNVVIDYPSRDEERRILATTTGSGGTRIEAVASGPEIERLHTLVRDVPAADNVIDRAATLVRATRPAGAEAPEFVRKWVRWGAGPRAGQALLLGAKARALLDGRVVADVRDVDEVALPVLRHRVLVNFQGEADGIDADEIVQRLLTTAKVGG
- a CDS encoding DUF58 domain-containing protein, which produces MLLDPRTLAAIGDLELVSRRVVDGTIAGLHRSPFHGYSAEFSQYRHYRQGDDLRYVDWKLFARTDRLYTKQFRETTNLAMQIAVDASASMDYAGAAGVTKFQYARLTAAAIAHLVSRQGDAVGLVTYAEGVRRYLPSRGGPAHLRAVLLTLAREAAGGATHAAVALARAIDLLPRRGIFVVISDFYDEDADVDRALTRAVHIGHEVILIQVLTRDEVELPFRGDLEIEDPETHARVLSNGGVAAQGYREAIAAFLERWRSRAAGHGMEYVRVLTDTPLDGALRGYLRRRAVGSAGA
- a CDS encoding BatA domain-containing protein translates to MTWQAPGAFVALLLVGGPILVHFLMRRHATRIIFPAMRFVPSVHATAVRLRRPSDPGLMLLRSAAVAAAALAAAQPVLVTAARQRAWASRTTRALIVDTSASVPPAIARPIADREAHGAVSLLRLESADLHDAIRRAVPWLQNASAGRPEIVIVSDFQIGAIDAGDLSVVPPGVGIRLLRAGRPSSAGAPLPAVDGWRGSRWSPSLTLDGNATLVTWTRTGAAGRGPLQVLAAPADAAAARRALDAARASGVVSANPARPVEIAFAGAGSARDALPSTPWIVSAATRLASDPRWIGEATSLTIGERDGVLTAHTAMSAASPVGPAIVRAVVEAAQPVFVDREQELAAIDDVTLAAWQRVSVPHGVATPPEADDGRWLWLIALALLVGEAVVRRRGAEAMREAHADAA